CCTGACGCGGGTCGGGCGAAGCTTGGTCGTCCCCCCACATCCGCCGGCCCCTTGAACGAGGCGCTACTGCTGATCCTCCTGCCTCTGCTGGCGGCGGGCTGGATCCTGCAGGTCCGCGCCCTGGAGCGGCGGGTCCGGCGCCTCGAGCAGCAGGCCGCCTCCCTGAGCGAGCGCTTCTTCGCTCTGTCGCTGTGGAGCGAGGTGCTCCAGAAGCGCCTCGACGGGGACACCGCACCCGAACCGGCCCGGCTCGCCGACGCTGAGGAACTCCCCCCAGCGGCCCCGGAGCTCGAAGTTGCAGTCGAAGCAGAAGCCAGATCCCAACCCGAGGCCGTACCCCTGGTGGCGGCGGCGGTGGCCACCCCCGCGCTGCGCCCCCCGGCGACCCCCGCGCTGAGCCCCCCCGCGCCCCGCGCCCCCCGGCCCCGCGGGGCGGGGGGCGGGCCTTGGAAGCGGATCGAGCGGCTGCTGGTGGAGAACTGGAGCGGCCTGCTCGGCGTGCTCGTGGTGGTGGCCGGGGTCACCTTCCTGACGATCAACGCGGGCCTGCAGCTGGGGCCCCGCGAGCGGTTCCTGCTCACCCTGCTGGCGGGCGGGGGCCTGGCCCTGCCGTCTGTGCTGTGGGGCCGGCGCCCGCGCTGGCGCGACCTCACCGACGCCATGCGCAGCGGTGGCGGCGCCCTGGTCCTGTTCGCCTGCGCCGCCGGCGGCGGTCTGCCCCAGCTCGGGCTCCAGTGGATCGATGACCCATTCACGGCCCTGGCCCTGCTGGCCGCGGGCGTGGCCGCCAACCTGGCCCTGGCCGCCATCGCCCGCACCGCCGCCATCGCCTCCCTGCACGTGGCCGTGAGCCTGGTGCCCCTGGCCATCGGTCCCCAGGGCGGGCCTGCCCTGGCCATCGCCGGCGCCATTGCCCTGGTGGGCTCCGAGCTGCCCCTGCGGCACTGCTGGCCGAGGCACCGGCTCGTGGTCAGCTGGGTGTTCAGCGCCTTCCAGGTGGTCTGGTTCCTGCGCAACGGCCCCGCCCTGGCGGCCTCCCCCGCCCTGGCCGCAGGTGCTGTCCTGGCGGCGGTGTTGGTGTTCGGCCCGGGGCTGCTGCGGCTGCACCTCCCTGGGGTCGCGCCTCCCCGGCTGCAGGCCGTGCCGGCGGCCCTGCTGCTCAGCCAGTGGGGCGGCCTCGGCCTGGCCTTGCTGCTTTATCCACCGGCGGCGGCCGTCCGCGCCGGGGCCCTGGCGGCCGCCGCCGCTGCAGCCCTGCTGCTGGGCCAGGGCGCCCGGCGACGGGGACCGCGCTGGCTGGCCCTGGGCGATGGCCTGGTGGGCCAGACCCTGGTGCTGGCGGCCCTGCTGAGCCTGGCCTCGCTGATCGCCGACGGGCCATTGCTGGCCGGGGTGGTGCTGCTGGAGTCACTGCTGTTCCTGGCGATCGCCGTGCGGGAGGGCTCCAGACCCCTGGGCCGCGTCGGCTGGTGGCTCAGCGCCGCCGCCGGCGTGGTGCTGGCCCTGAGCGGGCTGGGGGCCGCGCTGTTGCGCGGCGACACGGTGAACCAGCTGCAGACCGGGGCGGTGCTGACGGTCGGGGCGGGCCTGACGGCGGGGATGCAGGTGCTGCTGCAGCGCCGCGGTGTGCCGCTGCCCCTGCCGCCCCTGCTGGGCTGGCTGGCGGGGGGCCTGGTCGCGGTGGGCACCGCCCTGGTGGTGCCGGAGGACTGGCGTTCGGCCCTGAGCCTGGTGGTGATGGGCGCCTTCCTGGTGGCGGCACGCCGCTGGCGTCCCCCCGGCCTGCTGGGCGGCATCACGGCGGCGATCGCCCTGGCCCATGCCGCCGGCTGGCTGACCCTGCTGGCCCAGGCCTCCTGGCCGCCGCTGCCCCTGCTGGCCCGCCTGCTCCCTATGGGGGTCCTGGCCCTGCTGCTGACGGCCTGTGCTGGCGGCGGCCGACTGCAGGGCCTGGGGCTGGCGCTGCTGGGTGTCGATGCCGGCCTGGGTGTGCTGTGGCTGCTCGAGCCGCTCTCGCCACTGCTGCCGGGGGCGGCCTGGCTGCTGCTGTCCGCCGGGGCCCTGGCCGGGACCCGCTGGCTGCGGGGGGGCGCCCTGCGGGTGGGTCTGGGGCTCTCCCTGGCCTACCTGGCCGCCTTCGGCGCCTCCTTCCTGGTGGTGATCGGACCCAGCCAGGAGCTGGTGACGCTCGGGGTCCTGCAGGTGCGCGGCCGCCTGCTGATCGAGCTGCTGGCGATCGCCGTCGGCCTCCACGGCTGGTTCTTCCGGGCGGGGCCGGAGCTGGCACGGCTCCCCAGCTGGAAGGCGGTGCAGCCCTGCTTCCTCGAGGGCTCCCTGATCGGGGTGATGGTGCTGCTGCAGGGGGAGATCAGCGCCCCCTGGCGAGCCGTCGCCTGGACGCTGCTGGCCCTGCTCCTGGTCTGGCCGGCCCTGGTGCGGCGTTTCGCCATCCGGCTGCAGGTCTACGGGGTGATCGTCTACTGGTTGGCGGTGGCGACGCTGCTGGTCGGCCTCAGCATCGGCCTGCCGACTTTCCCCGCCGCCACCGGAGCGGCCCAGACCGCCGGGCTGGTGGCGATCGCTCTGCAGACGGCCTTCGTCCTGGCCTGTCGCCGCTGGCTCGACCTCGAACGGCTGGCCGATCCGGGCGGGTGGCCGCCCCTGGCCTGGGTCGGCGGGCGGGTGGCGCGCCGCCGCAACCTCTTGCTCGGCCATCCCCTGTTCATCGCCGTGGCTGTGGTGCTGGCCAGCGGCTACGACCGGGCCCTGCTGACCCTGCTCTGGACGGCCCAGGCCCTGGCCGTCTACCTGCTGGGGGTGGTGCTGCGGGAGCCCCAGTTCCGCCAGGTGGCCCTGGTGGGGCTGGGGGCCTGCCTGCTGCGGCTGCTGTCCATCGACATGGCCCAGGCCGACCTGGGGCTGCGGGGGCTGGTGTTCGTCGGCGTCGGGCTGCTGCTGCTGGCCCTGAATGCCCTGGTCCATCGCTTCCGCAGCCGGTTCCGCTGAGGGGTTCCGTCGGCGGCTTCCTCTGATGGGACGGCTTCGGCGCCTAGGGTCGGGCGCGATCGCCCGTCCCCATCCCCGCCGTGTCCCTGCTGCTGGCCGCCCTCGACGCTGCTCCCGTGACCCTCCGGCAGGCGGGGCTGGACCAGGCCAGCGGCGCCTACGGCGATCTCGACGCCATGGAGATCCTGCTGGAGTACGCCCCGCTCACCTATCCGCCCTACATGCTGGCCGGCATCGGCCTGGCCATGGCCGTCCTGTGCGGGCTCACGTTCGCCCGGATGATCCAGAACCGGCTGGAGGGCTGGAAGCAGGACCGGCTGGCCCTGCTGCCGATCGCCAACCTGGAGACGACCATGCCTTACGCGGGCCTGGTGATCGGGGTGACCCTGTTCATCGGCGCCAGCCTGCAGGTGTTCGGCTTCGCCGCCGGTGCCGCCCTGCTGGTGGCCTTCGTCTTGTCGCTGCTCACCGGCGGTGCCCTGTGGGTGCAGCTGGAGCGGCTGATGGCCCAGGTGCAGGACGGCACCTTCAGCGCCGTGGACTTCGACAATTTCGACCAGTTCTTCTGAGCCCGGTGCAGGGAAGGGTTCTGGGCTTGATGGGAAGCCCGGTACGGATAGCCGCTCCGAGGGCCTCTGCCCGCCCGCCGGCAACTGCTCGTAATGTTCTGAAACAACGCAAGCAGGACATGCAGGCCTCTCTTTCCCTCAACCGCCAGTTCTCGATCGCCGTCCACTCCCGCGCCATCGACAGCTGCAACGACATCGAGGAACTCCGCAAGGTCGCCAAGACCCTCCTTTCCGCCTGGCAGCACCAGGCCGAGTTCAGCGAGCACTACGGCGCACAGCTGCTCGGCATCCGCAAGTAGGCCGAGGAGTTCCGCCCGTTCAGGGCACTCAGGTTCCACTGTTCCCGTCTTCGGAGCTGCCGGCGCCCCTTCGGCGCCACAGCTTCAGGCCGACGCCGCCCCAGAGCAGGCTCCACAGCAGGAAGGTGATCAGGGTTCCCGTCTGGCCCCCGTCCAGGTCGTAGACCCCGGCACCGATCAGGCCGGCATCGATCAGCGAGCCGCCCACACCCCAGCCCAGCACCCATAGCGCCACCAGGGCGACGGCTGTTGCCTGCTCCTTCATCGGTTCGGCCTGCGCTGGGGCCCAGCCTGCCAGCCCAGCCAGGCTGTACGCTTCTGTTGATTCAAAGATTTCTCTTCGGCGAGTGGCAACGTCCAGCAAGGGCTATCGACGAATCGGTTCATAATTGTTTCCCTGTTCATGACGATTTACGTTGGAAATCTCTCCTTCGATGCGGAGGTGGATGACCTCAACCATCTGTTTGCGCAATATGGAGCGCTGCGTAACTGCAGCCTGCCCCTCGACCGGGAAACCGGCCGCAAGCGCGGCTTCGCCTTCGTGGAAATGGCCAACGAGGCCGACGAAACCAAGGCCATCGACGACCTTCAGGACGTCGAGTGGATGGGGCGGATGATCCGGGTCAACAAGGCCCAGCCCCGCACCGGTGGTGGTGGCGGCGGTGGCGCCGGTGGCGGCCGCGCCCGCTACTGATCCCTTCCGAAACCCTCGGCAGCCCCCGGAAACGGGGGCTTTTTCATGGCCGAGGCTCTGGCCTTGCCTCCGGCCGTGCCCCCTGGGGCTCAGGCCACCAGGTAGGCCTCCAGGGAGCGTGAGTGGTGGCGGATGCCTTCGAGGGCGCGCCGCTCCAGGTTGCGGGTCTTGTCCCGGCTCATGCCCAGGGTGCGGGCGATGCCGGTGAGGCTCATCGGCTCCTCGCCGTCGATGCCGTAGCGCATCTTCAGCACCCGCCCCTGCAGTTCCGGCAGCTGCTCCAGCAGCGCCCGCAGGTCCCCCTTGAGGCATTCGCCGTCCACCAGATCGGCGGGCAGCAGGTCGTCGCCGGCCAGCAGATCCAGCAGCTCGGTGTCCTCACCGTCGCCCACCTTCGTCTCCAGGCTCACCGGCTGGCGGGCGCGGCACAGGAGGTCCTTCACCTCCTCCTCGGGCAGTTCCACCGCCAGGGCCAGTTCGCTCAGGGTGGGGGTGCGTCCCAGCTCCTGGCTGAGCTCCCTTTGGCCCTTCTTGAGCTTGTTGAGGGTTTCGGTGATGTGGATCGGCAGGCGGATCGTGCGGCTCTTTTCGGCGATCGCCCGGGTGATGCCCTGGCGGATCCACCAGTAGGCGTAGGTGGAGAACTTGTAGCCGCGGGTGGGATCGAACTTCTCGACGCCCCGCACCAGGCCGATGGTGCCCTCCTGGATCAGGTCCAGGAGCTCCATGTTCCGCTTGGTGTACTTCTTGGCGACGCTCACCACCAGGCGCAGGTTGGCGGCCACCATGCGCTCCTTGGCGCGGCGGCCGGCGTGCAGGCGCTTGCGCAGCAGGGCCGGGGTGAGACCCGCCTCGGCGGCCAGCAGCTCGGGGCTGGGCTCCTCACCACCGGAGCGCAGGGTGAGCTCCTCGCGCAGCTCCTCGAGGACCATCAGCTCCTGCACCTGGCGGCCCAGGGTGATCTCCTGCTCATGGCTGAGCAGGGGCACACGGCCGATGTCCCGCAGGTAGGAACGCAGCGAATCGCCGGTGGGGACCAGCAGGGACGCGGAAGCAGCCGTAACCGTGGAAGCAGCCGTGACGGTGATCGAAGGCATCGTCCCTTGTTACGAAACCGTTTGGTTTCGTAAATCTACCATCACTTCGCGGACTCGCTCCGACCTGGAGCGGTGCCCACAATGGAGCCATGGGCGCCGAACGGCTTCAGAAACTCGTGGCGGCCGCTGGGCTCTGCTCCCGCCGTCAGGCGGAGATCTGGCTGCGCGACGGCCGGGTGCGGGTCAACGGCGAGCCGGCCCAGCTCGGGGATCGGGCCGACCCCGCCTGCGACCGGATCAGCGTCGATGGCCGGCCCCTGGAGCTGCCCAGCACCACCCTGACGCTGCTGCTCAACAAGCCGCCCGGGGTGCTCAGCACCTGCCATGACCCCCACGGCCGCCCGACCGTGCTGGAGCTGCTGCCGCCAGAACTGCGCCCCGGCCTGCATCCGGTGGGCCGGCTCGACGCCGACAGCCACGGCGCGCTGCTGCTCAGCAACGACGGCGCCCTCACCCTGCGCCTCACCCATCCCCGCTACGGCCATCGCAAGACCTACCGGGTCTGGGTGGAGGGGCTGCCCCGCACGGCCACCCTGGAGCGCTGGCGGGCCGGCGTGCCCCTCGACGGCCTGCCCAGCCTGCCGGTGGAGCTGCGGCGGCTGCGTCACCACCGCGGCGCCACCCTGCTGGAGCTGGTGCTGCGGGAGGGTCGCAACCGCCAGATCCGGCGCACCGCCGAGATCCTCGGCCACCCGGTGATCGACCTCAGCCGGGTCGCCATCGGCCCTGTGCAGCTGGGGGATCTGGCGGAAGGGGCCTGGCGCAGGGTCGAACCGGGAGAATGGGGCCCCCTGGCCGTCGCTCCCTGAGCCCCCCTTCCTTGCCCACCCCGGCCAAGCCCCTGCTCCAGCGCCTGCGCGAGCGACTGCCGGGCCAGCGCCCGTCGCGTCCGGTCGTCGAGGAGCGGCCTCAGGATCCCCTGCTGCTCGCCGGCCAGCAGCTGCGGGAGGCCCGCGAGAGCCGCGGCCTCGGCCTGCGCCAGCTCGCCCTCGACACCCGCATCAGCACCGCCGTGCTGGAGGCCCTAGAGCGGGGCTGGCGGGACCGGCTGCCGGAGGCGGCCTATCTGCGCACGATGCTGCCCCTGCTGGAGCAGCACCTGGAGTTGCCCGGCGGCAGCCTGGACGGTGTGCTGCCGCCGGAGCAGGACCGCCACCACGGCCGGCGGCGGGACACGGTGCTGCTGCGCTTCACCCCGGGCTCGATCGATGTGTTCACCACCTGGCAGGGCACCGTGCTCTATGCGGTGCTGTGTGGCGGTCTGATCTACGGGCTCAACCTGCAGCAGCGCCAGCTGGCCGCCCAGGGGCTGCATGTGCTGCGGCCGATCCCGCCCCTGAGTGCCGAGCAGAGCGACCGGGCGGATCTGGAGGATGCGGATCGGGCCATCCTGGGGGCCTATCCCGACCTGCGCCCCCTGGGCAAGGCCGCCGCCGGTCAGGGGCTGCAGCGGTTACGCCGCGAGACCAGCCAGAACCGGCCCGATCTCGCCCTCGGCCTGCTGCGCCTCGAGCTGGCCCGGCCCACCCGGGTGTCGCTGCGCAGCGAGCGGGGCGTTGAAACCCAGCTGCCGGCGGTGCAGGGCAGCCTCAGCCTGCCGGTGCTGCCCCCCTTCAGCCTGCGCCTCGAGCCGCCCCCACCGGCCGGGTCCGTGCGCTGGAACGGCCAGCCGCTGGCGCCCGCGGCGGCCGCCGATCCCGGCGCTGTGGCGGCCACGCCCCAGGGCCAGGCCCAGTTCCTCTACCCGCCCCCGGCTGCGGCCGCCCCCCCGCGCCCCCGGCCGTAGCGGGCCGCCATGGCGCCGAAGCCCTGCAGGGGGCCCGCCAGGGCGGACACCGGCTGCGAGAGCCGCCAGCTCCAGTTGCCGTCGATGGTACCGGGGGTGTTGAAGCGGGCCTCGTCGCCCAGCTCCAGCAGGTCCTGCAGGGGCACCACCGCCAGATCGGCCGGCGAGGCCAGCGCCACCTCCAGCAGCTGCCAGCTCGGCGCCCGCACCTCAGCCCCCACCACCGCCGCGACCCGTCCCCGGGCCCCGTCGTCGAGGTCCCGCCACCAGCCGAGGCTGGTGGCGTTGTCGTGGGTGCCGGTGTACACCACCCAGCGGCTGCCGGTGTAGTTCGCCGGCAGGTAGGGGTTGTCGTCGTTGCCGTCGAAGGCGAACTGCAGGATCTTCATGCCCGGCAGGGCGAAGCGGTCCCGCAGGGCCTCCACCGCCGGGGTGATGACGCCGAGATCTTCGGCGATCAGCGGCAGCCGGTCGCCGGGGAGCAGTCGACCCTGGCGGCGGCAGCGCGAGCGCAGGCGGCCCAGCAGGGCGGCGCCGGGGGAGGGACGCCAGGAGCCGTGCTCGGCGGTGGCATCGGAGCCGGGCACGCTCCAGTAGGCCTCCAGGGCCCGGAAGTGGTCGAGCCGCAGCAGGTCCATCAGCTCCAGCTGCCGCCCCAGCCGCTGCAGCCACCAGCGGAAGCCGGTGAGGCGGTGCACCCACCAGCGGTAGACCGGGGTGCCCCAGAGCTGGCCGGTGGCGGAGAAGTAGTCCGGCGGCACGCCGCTCTGCTCCACCAGCCCGCCGCCGGCCCGCAGGGAGAACAGGCGCCGGTGGCTCCAGACGTCGGCGCTGTCGTGGGCCACGTAGAAGGGCAGGTCCCCCACCAGGCGCACCCCCTGGCGATGGGCCCGCTCCTGCAGCCGGCCCCACTGGACCTGGAGCTGCCACTGCAGCAGGGCCTCCTCCTGCAGGGTCTGGCTCCGGGCGTCGACCAGGGCCCGCAGGGCGGCGGGCTGGCGCCGGGCCAGGGGTTCGGGCCACTCCCACCAGGGCCGGCCGTCCTGGAGGCGGCGGATCACCATGAAGCGGCAGTGGTCGACCAGCCAGAAACGCTGGCGCTCCTCCCAGCGATCGAAGGCCGCCCGCCGCTCCGGCGGCTGCCCGGCCCAGCCCCGGGCCAGGGCCGTGGCGATGGCGGCCGCCCGCGCAGCGGCGGCTGCCGGATCGAGGTGATCCTCGGGTCCGGTGGGCAGGGCGTCACGGTCGGCGGGGGGGATCAGGCCGTCGGCCACCAGGTCGTCGGCATCGATCAGCCAGGGGTTGAGGGCCGAGCCGCTGGGGGAGCTGTAGGGGGAGCCGGTGCCGTCGGTGGGGGACAGGGGCAGCAGCTGCCACACCCCCACCCCCTCGGCGGCCAGCAGGTCGATCCAGTCGCGGGCGGCGGCCCCGAAGCTGCCACAGGCCGGAGTGCCCGGCAGGGCGGTGGGGTGGAGCAGCACGCCGCAGGCGCGGGGGTCGCCGCTCACGGTGTCGGAAGGCGATAGCGGGCCACGATCCGGCGGGCGAAGGCCGGGATGTGGGCGTCAACCTTCTCCGGGTGGTGGCGCTGCAGCCAGAGGGCGTTGCGGGTGAAGTGGGAATCGATCGAGAAGCGGCCGTACTCGAGCCCCTTGGGCCCGAAGCGCTGCACGAACACCCCCACCAGCTCCGCCAGCCACATGGGGAGCTTGAGGGCCTTCTCGTAGGCGTCGATGCCCTGCTGCACCGCCTGGCGACGGTCGCCGGAGCTGGTCACCGGCGCAAGATCGAGTTCCGGCTCCACCAGATCCAGCAGTTCCTGGCCGAGGGGGTTGCGGACGGTGACCCACTGGCGGCCGAAGGTGGCGCCCATGTAGCCCACCACCAGATCGGCGCCGGCGTTGGTGTAGTCGAAGCAGCTCAGGCAGCTGGGGGCGAACACGTCCTTGAGGGCGGGCGTGTCGAGGCCGAAGAAGGGCACCGTCTCCTCCTGGCCGTCGCTGTGGCGGAAGTGGATGCGGAAGTCCTGCATGAACTCGTAGTGCACGACCGTGTCGGGGGAGCGGCTGGCGCTCTCCAGGAAGGTCTGCAAGCCCTGGCGGCTGACGTTGTCGACGCAGGGCAGGCCGAGCACGTAGAGCTTCTGCAGGGGCAGGGTGGCCTGGACGGCCCGCAGAGCCTGGATCTGGCAGCCCACCCCGATGGCCAGCAGCCGCTCGATGCCGCTGCCCGGCAGCTGCTCGAGCACCTCGAGGTTGGGGGAGAGGGTGGGCTTGTTCACCCGCGCCGCCAGCACCTCCTGGGGGGTGCGGGCCAGCACCGGCACCGGTGTGAAGCGGTCGTCCGGGCTCTGCTGCACGCACAGCACCGCATCCACCAAGCCGCTCTCCAGGGCCCGCACGCCGATGCGGCTGACGATGCCGGTCCACTGGGCCCCCTCAATCGGCTGGCGCAGGCGGGCGGTGACCATGCGCTGGTGGACACCGAAGTAGAGCTCGTCCTCGTCGTCGAGGCGGCGGCTGCGGCCGTGGGCCTGCTCCTCCATCGCCTCGAAGCGCTGCTCCAGGAAGGCGCAGGCCCGGCGCACGTAGGCCACCCAGCGGCTGTCGCAGAGACCGCAGTCGCTGCAGAGATCCTTGGCCGGTTTGGGGCTGCCCTTGGCCAGGGGTCGGGCTCGATCGTGCGGCGCCAGGGACGACGGCGCCGGTGAAGGAACGGAGGACAAGCGGTGGTGGGCGCAGGAGCTCGACGCTCAAGCTATCCGTCGTTGCGCTCCCATGCCGCCGCTCTGCGATGGCCTCCGGGCCGATGGGCGGCGCCGCCTGCGCGAGAGTGCCCCCAGCTCCCCTCCGTTTCGGCCCCGATGCCCGCCCGCCGGAAGCCCCGACGCCCCGACGCCCCCCCGGCCCCTGGAAGCGGGACCCCCACGGCCCAGACAGCGGCTCCCAAGCGGCGCCTGGCCACCGGACGGCTGCTGAAGAGCCTCGCCATCACCGCCGCCGGCGCCGTGGTGGGGATGGGCGTCCTGGGGCTGCTCTGGCCGATGCCCGACCGGGCCCTGGCCCCCACCCCCGAGGTGGGCCCGGCCAGCCTGGCCGCCCCGCCGGCGCGGGCCATCACCCTGCTGGTGATCGGCAGCGATGCCGAGACGATCGGCGCGCCGATCAACAAAGCCGCCCCCGCGGGCCCGGCCAACGCCGATGCCCTGCTGCTGGTGCGCGTCAATCCCCAGGGCCCCCTGCAGGTGCTCAACCTGCCCACCGAGCTGGCGGTGAACCTCCCCGGGCAGAAGGGCCCCAAGCGCCTGGGGGAGGCCTTCCGCCTCGGGGGCGTGGCGCTCACCGCCGATGCGGTGCGGGAGCTGGTGGGGCTGGAGCCCCCTGCCCCCGACCGCTACCTGGTGCTCCCCCGGGGGGCGCTGCGGGATCTGGTCAATGGCCTGGGGGGCCTGGAACTGAGCCCACCGCGGCGGATGAGCTATTCGGATAAAACCCAGAAACTGACCATCGACCTGCAGGCCGGGCTGCAGCAGCTGGGGGGCGCCAAGGTGGAGCAGCTGGTGCGCTTCCGCGACCCCTGGCTGGGCGACACCGGCCGGCGCAGCAACCAGCAGCTGGTGGCCACCAGCCTCAGGGAGCGGATGCTGCAACCGGAGCGGCTGGCCAAGCTGCCGTTCCTGGTGAGCCAGCTGCAGCCGAAGGTGGAGACCAACCTCACGCCGGGCGAGACCCTCAGCCTGCTGGCGGCCGGGCTGGATGGCAGCAGGCCGGTGCAGTTCGCCAGCCTGCCGCTGAAGCCCGCCGAGGAGAAGCACAAGGGGCTGCGCCAGCTGGAGGCCGGTGCGACACCACCGCTGTGGAAGGAGCCGGCATGATTCTCAGCCGGGTGACGCTCAAGATCTGAGCGGGCCGGGAGGCTCCATCGGGCAGGAGGCGCTCAGTCGGGCCGGGCCCGCCGCCGGAAGCTGAACCCTTCCGGCTGGGATTCCTCGCTGCCGTTGGCCTCGATCGTCTCCCGGCAGCGCTGCAGCAGCTCGAGGCGGAGGGAATCGGGGCTCTCGATGCGGATGCCGCCACCGAAGGCGAACAGCCAGCTGCGCAGGTCGATGTCGGCAGCCACGGTCCAGGAGGGCAGGTCGAGTTCCACCGGGTAGGGGTGGCGGCTGCCGGCCGGGCCGGGCTCCAGCACATGGGGGGCCCTGGGGTGGTGCCACCAGGAGTCCTCCGGGAGCGGCCGGGAGAAGCGGGTGTGCTCAATCGGGTAGCGCTGCAGGCCCTCGCGGATGAAGGCGAAGGCCCAGGGGGCGCAGCGGAAACGCAGGGTCACCAGCGCCTGGCCGCGGCGCTGGAGGGAGGCGCCGGTGATCTGCCGCTGCTGCTCCAGGTCGGTGCCGAAGTAGATGCCGCCGCTGTGGTGCAGCAGCCGCTCCAGCCGCTTGAGGGCCGCCGCGTGGCTGTCGGCACCGCGGCGCAGGTCGCCGTGGGCCTGGCCCATGGCGAGGCGATCCAGCCGCTCGCAGCGGATCAGCCCCTGGTCGTGGCCGAGGTGGTCCTCCTCGAACAGGAGATACCAGCCCACGTTGTGGAAGATCAGCTGCAGCGGCCAGACCCGCAGCTCACCGCTGGGGCCGTCGGCAAAGCTGCCCATCTCCGCAAAACGCTTCAGCAGCACGCGACGGTGCTCCACGATCGCCGTCTCGATCGCCTCGGCGCGGCGCGGCGCGGCCAGCGAATCGCGCCGGACCAGGGCCATGTCCACCACGGTGTGCCGGGCGTAGCTGCGCACCGGCGCCTGCTCGGTGGCGCTGATGCCGGACCAGCCCAGCCGCTCGTCCAGTTCGCTGAGCAGGTCCTGGGCCGAGGGGTCGGCCAGGCGTCCGGCGGTCTGGCGCACCACGTTGTGGAGCTCCCGCAGCCGCGGCGGCGAGAGCACGGCGGTGCCCAGGCAGTAGCCGTGGCGCACGTTGTCGTTGCGGTTGCGGAAGCCGTAGGGGGTGAGGATCTTCTCGAGGTCCTTGCGCAGGGTGGCCGTTTCCCCCGGCAGGTAGGCCCCCGGGATCGACGCGGTGGCGGCGATCAGGTGCTGGTGCAGGTTGCCGCCGCGCTCGGTCGGCCGGTCGAAGGGCACCTGGAGCAGGTGGCGCAGCAGGGTCATCACCCGCAGGAACACCGGCCCATCGCCCATCGGCGGCAGCCCGCCATGGACGGCCCCTGGCCGGCTGCGGGCCAGGGGCGCCAGCTGGATCGGCGTGGTGGCCGGCAGGGCGCTGCAGAAGCCGTTGGCCTCCAGCCAGGCCAGGTCCTGCCGGATTGCGGCCGCATCGGCGAAGCAGCTGCCGTGCAGGCGGCCCAGGAAGGCGGCGGCCCGATCGGCCAGATCGCCCTCCGGCAGGGGGGAGAGGATCGCCGCCAGCTCCTCGGCGGCGGCGGGATCGCTGGCCGCCAGGTCGGGCCAGGTGCTCAGCAGCCGGATCAGGTGCAGCAGCCGCTCCAGATCGAGCAGGCGCGAATAGCCGTGGCGCTGCACCTGGCGCTCCCGGTTGGTGGCCGAGCGGATGCGGCGGTCGAGGCCGGCCAGTTCGGCCGCCAGCACCGGCCCCAGATCGCTGTGGTGGCTGGGCACGACGCTGCACAGGGCGGCGAAGCCCTCGGCACGCATCGGCCCGAAGTGGGGATCGGCCAGGGCAGCCGCCATCTCCTGGATCACCGGCACCGGCACCGGCCGGCTGCGCCGGGCGTTCCACTCCAGGGAGGTGGGCAGGTCGGTGAACAGCCACCAGCCGATCCACTCCACGGGCGCCGGCAGGGCAAGGGCCTGGAGGATCGTCAGGCGCCAGGCCCGGCGGGCGTGGGTGGCATCCACGATCACCGGGATGCCGGCCGCCACCGCCTCCACCAGGCGCTGATGCAGCCGCTGCTGGATGTCCACCCAGGGGCCCTGTACCGCCGCATCGCCGAAGACCTCCGCCCGGATCGCATCGGTGCTGAGCACCAGCGCCGGCGGTTCTCCGGGGCCGGTGAGCAGGGGCGCCAGGGCCCGGGCGAGGGTGGTCTTGCCGCTGGCGGGCTGGCCGATCAGCAGGTGGCAGCGCAGGGGAGCCATGGCGACAGCAACTGGGGAGGCATCACCACTCTTTCGCACGAGGGTGCCGCCGTCTGCCTTGCGGCAGCCCCCAGATCAAGGAGAAGCGCCTGCTGGGCAGGCCAGTTGCTGCGACGAGGGGCTGCGGCCAGGCGGCCTTACCCGGACTCTGCCTCCGCCACCACCAACCTTTGCTCCTTAGCCACGGCGGCGAGGCGACGATCCTGGGTCCACAGGTGGCAGCGGCTCAATCG
This genomic stretch from Cyanobium gracile PCC 6307 harbors:
- a CDS encoding LCP family protein produces the protein MPARRKPRRPDAPPAPGSGTPTAQTAAPKRRLATGRLLKSLAITAAGAVVGMGVLGLLWPMPDRALAPTPEVGPASLAAPPARAITLLVIGSDAETIGAPINKAAPAGPANADALLLVRVNPQGPLQVLNLPTELAVNLPGQKGPKRLGEAFRLGGVALTADAVRELVGLEPPAPDRYLVLPRGALRDLVNGLGGLELSPPRRMSYSDKTQKLTIDLQAGLQQLGGAKVEQLVRFRDPWLGDTGRRSNQQLVATSLRERMLQPERLAKLPFLVSQLQPKVETNLTPGETLSLLAAGLDGSRPVQFASLPLKPAEEKHKGLRQLEAGATPPLWKEPA
- a CDS encoding AAA family ATPase, coding for MAPLRCHLLIGQPASGKTTLARALAPLLTGPGEPPALVLSTDAIRAEVFGDAAVQGPWVDIQQRLHQRLVEAVAAGIPVIVDATHARRAWRLTILQALALPAPVEWIGWWLFTDLPTSLEWNARRSRPVPVPVIQEMAAALADPHFGPMRAEGFAALCSVVPSHHSDLGPVLAAELAGLDRRIRSATNRERQVQRHGYSRLLDLERLLHLIRLLSTWPDLAASDPAAAEELAAILSPLPEGDLADRAAAFLGRLHGSCFADAAAIRQDLAWLEANGFCSALPATTPIQLAPLARSRPGAVHGGLPPMGDGPVFLRVMTLLRHLLQVPFDRPTERGGNLHQHLIAATASIPGAYLPGETATLRKDLEKILTPYGFRNRNDNVRHGYCLGTAVLSPPRLRELHNVVRQTAGRLADPSAQDLLSELDERLGWSGISATEQAPVRSYARHTVVDMALVRRDSLAAPRRAEAIETAIVEHRRVLLKRFAEMGSFADGPSGELRVWPLQLIFHNVGWYLLFEEDHLGHDQGLIRCERLDRLAMGQAHGDLRRGADSHAAALKRLERLLHHSGGIYFGTDLEQQRQITGASLQRRGQALVTLRFRCAPWAFAFIREGLQRYPIEHTRFSRPLPEDSWWHHPRAPHVLEPGPAGSRHPYPVELDLPSWTVAADIDLRSWLFAFGGGIRIESPDSLRLELLQRCRETIEANGSEESQPEGFSFRRRARPD